A window of Bacteroidota bacterium contains these coding sequences:
- a CDS encoding gliding motility-associated C-terminal domain-containing protein — MKNEINKTGDGVRRKNYFPLIFIFFFISGISCAQDSLVPLPDIGSPQYELLKKEGKLPHGPVVFINHHAMSMQMKPKIMPSPASSVLCNCMIPIDASFSVVPFVDASSTIIPPDYRNDDGSSPQITLPFNFCFYGQTMNNCYINNNGNISFGLSYGTFTANSFPDSTFIMIAPFWGDVDTRNPASGIVYYKITSTYMVVRWQNVDYYDSDPSENAAHQPLYNDFQLIITNGSDPILPSGNNVNFCYGDMQWTTGDASSGNNGFGGSPATVGVNRGNGTDFIQIGQFDSPGTNYDGPFGNPDGVSWLDNQTFYFDVCNNGSGNNLPPILNSAEVCDTIILCIGDTTAIDASFLSPENGQITVANITSSISGLTITSNTSGNPAVISATLIANAVNTGYNTITLTGTDNGSPPATTTANVIVDIISFPSISFTMWPPPVQPAGVTVTFTDNTPGATSWLWDFGDGNTSTLQNPAHTYATDSLYTVTLTVSVGSGCTASLSQLYLVQTEIPLPPVIAPNVVTPNGDNVNDVLVFTNLDKRPHSSLLVYNRWGNLIYESNNYQNDWKPNVNDGVYYYVLSGPYIEKPMKGFFHVIRDK, encoded by the coding sequence ATGAAGAACGAGATAAATAAAACGGGAGACGGAGTGAGAAGAAAAAATTATTTTCCTTTAATTTTTATTTTCTTTTTCATTTCCGGAATTAGCTGTGCGCAGGATTCACTCGTTCCTCTTCCCGACATCGGTTCTCCGCAATATGAATTGCTTAAAAAAGAAGGCAAGCTTCCACACGGGCCTGTGGTCTTCATCAATCACCACGCAATGAGTATGCAGATGAAACCGAAGATCATGCCTTCTCCGGCGTCGAGTGTGCTGTGCAATTGTATGATCCCGATCGATGCTTCGTTCAGTGTTGTTCCTTTTGTTGATGCGAGCAGCACGATCATTCCACCCGATTACAGGAATGATGACGGTTCATCGCCGCAGATCACGCTTCCTTTTAATTTTTGTTTTTACGGGCAAACGATGAATAATTGTTACATCAACAACAATGGCAATATTTCATTCGGACTTTCGTACGGAACTTTCACGGCGAATTCTTTTCCTGATTCTACGTTCATCATGATCGCTCCGTTCTGGGGCGATGTGGATACGCGCAATCCTGCAAGCGGAATTGTTTATTACAAGATCACATCAACCTACATGGTCGTTCGCTGGCAAAATGTGGATTACTATGATTCCGATCCGAGTGAGAACGCTGCGCACCAACCGCTCTACAATGATTTTCAATTGATCATTACCAATGGAAGCGATCCTATTCTTCCTTCGGGAAACAATGTGAATTTCTGTTATGGCGATATGCAATGGACAACGGGCGATGCTTCATCCGGAAATAATGGTTTCGGCGGATCGCCTGCAACTGTCGGCGTGAATCGCGGGAATGGAACTGATTTTATACAGATCGGCCAGTTCGATTCTCCGGGAACAAATTATGATGGCCCCTTCGGAAATCCCGATGGTGTGAGCTGGCTCGACAACCAAACATTTTATTTTGATGTTTGTAATAATGGTTCCGGAAATAATTTGCCGCCTATTTTAAATTCAGCGGAGGTGTGCGACACGATCATTCTCTGCATTGGCGATACCACTGCCATTGATGCAAGTTTTCTTTCGCCGGAGAACGGACAAATTACCGTTGCGAATATTACCAGCAGCATTTCAGGATTGACCATCACTTCAAACACCAGCGGAAATCCTGCGGTAATTTCTGCAACACTTATTGCGAATGCAGTGAACACCGGTTACAACACGATCACACTCACCGGAACCGATAACGGATCTCCGCCGGCAACTACTACTGCAAATGTGATCGTTGATATTATTTCTTTTCCATCAATCAGTTTCACGATGTGGCCACCGCCTGTGCAACCCGCAGGCGTAACCGTAACATTCACTGACAATACTCCCGGCGCAACAAGCTGGCTCTGGGATTTTGGCGATGGAAATACTTCCACGTTGCAGAATCCTGCGCACACTTACGCAACAGATAGTTTGTACACGGTTACACTTACTGTTTCTGTCGGAAGCGGATGCACGGCTTCTTTGTCGCAGTTATATCTTGTGCAAACAGAAATTCCTTTGCCTCCTGTTATTGCGCCGAATGTAGTTACGCCCAATGGAGATAATGTGAATGATGTGCTCGTGTTCACCAATCTCGACAAACGTCCGCACTCATCGCTTTTGGTGTATAATCGATGGGGAAATCTTATTTACGAAAGCAATAATTACCAGAACGACTGGAAGCCGAATGTGAACGATGGTGTTTACTATTATGTGCTTTCCGGGCCTTACATTGAAAAACCAATGAAAGGATTTTTTCATGTGATCCGCGATAAATAA
- a CDS encoding gliding motility-associated C-terminal domain-containing protein produces MKRSLFILVFSVVIFPFGSFAQNILQPQMITPQNHDQLKQSGQLNHSYFYVGNGNSAQSVAASPIVNPTIVPLNCTGLIPIDSTFNVVPFVGGTPPDYRNDDGSSPIINFPFNFCFYGQTWTGLYVNNNGNVSFGLPYGSFTSTGFPSNAYEMIAPFWADADTRAPASGIVYYRVAAHHVVVRWNNVGYYFQHANLVNDFQLVITDGTDPILPVGSNIGISYGDMQWTTGDASSGVGGFGGTPATVGANLGDGINYIQFGQFNAPGTTYNGPFGPPSQVDWLDNKQFFLNVCSLSSGGNIPPIMSCNLVCDTIQLCENDTLLITAQYLSPELGQTTIASATASGTGLTNVNSTPGNIADYSADFVGLPSNIGINTIIVSGTDNGTPSATTTGIIVINVVRAPTASFTSQGVCPGTPMPFSNTSTFTTAPMSSLHWDFGIAAMTNDTSNVDPANYVYNSPGVYAVTLLVTDTNGCRDTAIQNVQVYYLPQVNFTATPTSGCAPLCVNFTDASTVQGSTPAQWQWHFGTGATDTLQNPSYCYNANGWYSVVLTVTSAQGCSYTDSIHNFIDVIPGPQAAFTWTPATVTMADPTVYFSDQSSPTPLQWYWDFGTGSATSTQQDPSFIYPDTGTYQVTLIASGAGGACPDTITENVIVLPELLIWIPNAFTPNGDTKNDWFFPVFSDPAYVNQYNFMVFDRWGNLVFQTHDPVKGWDGYFKDMKVEAGVYVYRIALTGIDGVDHLYVGHINLIR; encoded by the coding sequence TTGAAACGCAGTTTGTTCATACTCGTTTTTTCTGTCGTGATCTTTCCGTTCGGATCGTTTGCGCAGAATATTTTGCAGCCGCAAATGATAACGCCGCAGAATCACGATCAGCTCAAACAAAGCGGGCAACTCAATCATTCTTATTTCTATGTAGGAAACGGAAACAGCGCGCAGTCAGTAGCTGCTTCACCCATCGTAAATCCAACAATTGTTCCGCTCAATTGCACCGGGCTCATTCCTATTGATTCTACTTTCAATGTTGTTCCGTTTGTCGGCGGCACTCCTCCGGATTATCGCAATGACGATGGTTCATCGCCGATCATAAATTTTCCTTTTAACTTTTGTTTTTACGGACAAACGTGGACCGGGCTTTATGTGAACAATAATGGAAATGTTTCGTTCGGATTGCCTTATGGAAGTTTCACCTCTACCGGTTTTCCGAGTAACGCGTATGAAATGATCGCGCCTTTCTGGGCGGATGCGGATACGCGCGCGCCAGCGAGTGGAATTGTTTATTACCGCGTTGCTGCACATCACGTAGTGGTTCGCTGGAATAATGTCGGATATTATTTTCAGCATGCGAATCTTGTGAATGATTTTCAACTCGTGATCACCGACGGAACAGATCCGATACTTCCTGTTGGAAGTAATATAGGAATAAGTTATGGCGACATGCAGTGGACAACCGGTGATGCATCTTCCGGTGTTGGCGGATTCGGCGGAACGCCTGCAACAGTGGGCGCAAATCTCGGTGATGGTATCAACTACATTCAATTCGGACAATTTAATGCACCGGGTACAACTTACAATGGCCCGTTCGGTCCGCCAAGCCAGGTAGATTGGCTCGACAACAAACAATTTTTTCTGAACGTATGTTCGCTCAGCAGCGGAGGAAATATTCCACCGATCATGAGTTGCAATCTGGTTTGTGATACAATACAACTCTGCGAAAACGATACGTTGCTCATCACTGCGCAATATCTTTCGCCGGAACTCGGACAAACAACAATCGCAAGTGCAACTGCATCGGGAACAGGTTTGACGAATGTGAATTCTACTCCCGGAAATATTGCGGACTACTCAGCAGATTTTGTAGGGCTTCCTTCCAACATTGGCATCAACACAATTATTGTTTCAGGAACAGACAATGGAACTCCTTCAGCAACTACAACAGGAATAATTGTGATCAATGTAGTGAGGGCGCCAACAGCTTCGTTCACTTCGCAAGGAGTTTGTCCGGGAACACCTATGCCTTTTTCCAACACGTCAACATTTACTACCGCACCAATGAGTTCGCTTCATTGGGATTTTGGAATTGCTGCAATGACGAATGATACTTCGAATGTTGATCCTGCAAATTATGTTTACAATTCTCCGGGAGTTTATGCGGTTACACTTTTAGTGACCGACACGAACGGATGCCGCGATACTGCAATTCAGAATGTGCAGGTTTATTATTTGCCGCAAGTGAATTTCACTGCAACACCAACTTCAGGTTGCGCGCCACTGTGTGTGAATTTCACAGACGCGAGCACGGTGCAGGGAAGTACACCTGCGCAATGGCAATGGCATTTCGGAACAGGAGCAACAGATACATTGCAAAATCCTTCTTACTGTTACAATGCAAACGGATGGTACAGCGTTGTGCTCACTGTTACTTCTGCACAGGGATGTTCTTACACCGATTCCATTCACAATTTCATTGATGTAATTCCCGGACCGCAAGCTGCATTCACGTGGACGCCCGCAACAGTTACGATGGCAGATCCTACTGTTTATTTTTCCGATCAGTCTTCACCGACGCCGCTGCAATGGTATTGGGATTTCGGAACAGGAAGTGCAACATCTACGCAACAGGATCCTTCTTTCATTTATCCCGACACCGGAACTTACCAGGTTACACTCATTGCATCAGGTGCAGGCGGCGCTTGTCCCGATACGATCACCGAGAATGTGATCGTACTTCCGGAATTGCTCATCTGGATCCCGAATGCATTTACGCCGAATGGTGATACGAAGAACGACTGGTTTTTCCCTGTGTTCAGTGATCCTGCTTATGTGAACCAATATAATTTCATGGTGTTCGATCGCTGGGGAAATTTGGTTTTCCAGACGCATGATCCTGTAAAAGGATGGGACGGATATTTCAAAGACATGAAAGTGGAAGCCGGTGTTTATGTTTACAGGATAGCGCTCACCGGAATCGATGGCGTCGATCATCTTTACGTGGGACACATTAACCTGATACGCTGA
- a CDS encoding MATE family efflux transporter — protein sequence MKTLSWKKHLLQTLFLALPVCLSNVGHIVVDLADNFFIGMLPEKTTGQAAVSLAAALYTAILVLAIGISYGLTPIVAEADVQKNKTKIVSHFRHAFLLNIFSSVILFFVLMMCAPLLHHADKPAAVTDLAVKYLDVMMLSMIPLSLFFTCKQFAEGMSDTRASMYITILANVMNIFLNWILVFGKFGFPRLGVMGACWATFISRCFMAVAIVFYIYFIPRYREFREAFRLKNFSLEPIKEQLRIGIPSGLMFVMEVAAFGVPTLFIPGTDQLAAHRVSLSLAAMTYMISSGLGAAATIRVGNFLGRKDETGLRRAGFSAVILSFIFMFVAAIIFILFRYRLPEIFNNDPDVLKYAGPLLLVAAAFQLFDGSQVTAQGALRGLKDTIVPGFIAFFAYWCVGLPMSYFFCVKEGLGALGVWYGFVLGLSVACAGFISRFYFLSSKGRWIQRTTVR from the coding sequence ATGAAAACGCTCTCCTGGAAAAAACATTTATTGCAAACACTTTTTCTTGCGTTGCCGGTTTGCCTGAGCAATGTCGGGCACATCGTGGTGGATCTTGCTGATAATTTTTTCATCGGAATGCTCCCGGAAAAAACTACAGGGCAAGCCGCAGTGAGTCTTGCAGCTGCGTTGTACACAGCCATACTCGTACTCGCGATCGGAATTTCTTATGGACTTACACCGATCGTTGCAGAAGCAGATGTGCAGAAAAATAAAACGAAGATCGTCTCGCATTTCCGCCACGCATTTCTGTTGAATATTTTTTCTTCCGTAATACTATTTTTTGTGCTGATGATGTGCGCGCCGCTTTTGCATCATGCCGATAAACCTGCAGCGGTAACAGATCTTGCTGTAAAATATCTTGATGTGATGATGCTCTCGATGATCCCGCTGAGTTTATTTTTCACGTGCAAGCAATTTGCAGAAGGAATGTCGGACACGCGCGCGTCCATGTACATCACGATCCTCGCGAACGTGATGAATATTTTTCTGAACTGGATTCTTGTCTTCGGGAAATTCGGATTTCCCCGTCTTGGTGTAATGGGTGCATGCTGGGCCACTTTCATTTCAAGATGTTTCATGGCCGTAGCGATTGTCTTTTACATTTATTTTATTCCGCGTTACCGGGAATTCCGGGAAGCTTTCCGTTTGAAAAATTTTTCGCTGGAACCGATCAAAGAACAACTGCGAATTGGAATTCCATCGGGGCTGATGTTCGTGATGGAAGTTGCTGCATTCGGAGTTCCCACACTTTTTATTCCGGGAACGGATCAGCTTGCTGCGCATCGTGTGTCGCTGAGTCTTGCGGCAATGACTTACATGATCTCGAGCGGGCTCGGTGCGGCGGCAACCATTCGTGTAGGAAATTTTCTCGGGAGGAAAGATGAAACCGGTTTGCGTCGTGCAGGATTCAGCGCAGTTATTCTCTCGTTCATTTTCATGTTTGTCGCGGCAATTATTTTTATTCTCTTCCGCTACCGGCTTCCGGAAATTTTCAATAACGATCCTGATGTTTTAAAATATGCCGGGCCACTTTTACTTGTTGCTGCGGCCTTCCAGTTGTTCGATGGATCGCAGGTCACTGCACAGGGAGCATTGCGCGGACTGAAAGACACGATCGTTCCCGGTTTTATTGCATTCTTCGCTTACTGGTGTGTGGGATTGCCGATGAGTTATTTTTTCTGCGTGAAAGAAGGGCTCGGTGCGCTGGGAGTATGGTACGGATTTGTATTGGGATTATCGGTTGCGTGCGCTGGATTTATTTCGCGGTTTTATTTTTTGTCTTCGAAAGGGAGATGGATTCAGAGGACAACAGTGAGATAA